TGTACCCGTTGCGGTCCTTGTCGGAGCCGCTCTTGGTGTACGAGTGCACGTCGGCGCGGCTGCCGGACGGCTTGTACACGTAGATCGTGTCCTTGTCGTTGTTCCACATGAAGTTGCAGTTGTCGCGGTAGACGACGTTCTTGGCGTCGGAGTCGGCGCCGTTGCCGCCGCGCAGCTTCACGTAGTCACCCGGCTGAAGGGTGTGGCTCGCGGTGAAGGTGAACTTGTTCCCCGCGGCGTCCTTCACGACGTACCCCTTGAGGTTCACCGTCGTGGAGCGCGAGTAGTTCTTGATGGTCAGGTACTCCTCGTCGGTGTTCCCCGTCGAGCAGCGGTTGGAGTCGCTGCCGGGAGCGTCGTACTGGATGCCCCGGATCTTCAGCGCGGAGTTGTACTCGGCGGCCTGGGCCGGGACCGCCGAGAGGGCGGTCAGAGCTCCGGCGGCGAGGGCCGTGGTGGCGACAAGGCGTATACGCATGGACGTTCGTCCCCCCTGCATGGCCTTCAGGTGAAGGCGATGTGTTGGTTCGGTGAAGCATCCGGATCGTACACGCTTCAAGTACGCAGAAGGGCGGGTCCGGTGACATTGCCACCGGACCCGCCCATGCTGGTGTACGACGTCAGGCGCCGCTGGCCCGCAGCATGTCCTCGCGCTCGACGATCTTCACGCGCTCGCGGCCCTCGGGCTCGCCCAGCGCCTTCTCCGCGGCGTCCAGCTGGTACCAGCCGTCCCAGGTGGTGAAGCGGATGTCGCGCTCGGCGAGGAACGCGTCCACGGCCTCGGGGGCGGGAGTGGCGGGTGTGTGCAGCCGGTCGTTCCTGTAGTCGTCCAGCAGGTTCGCCACCGTCTCGTTGGCGTCACCCTTGGTGTGCCCGATGAGGCCGATGGGACCGCGCCGGATCCAGCCGGTGACGTACGTGGACTGCAGGTGCTCGCCCGACTCCTGCATGACCCGGCCGCCCTCGTCCGGAACGGTGCCGGAGTCGATGTCCCAGGGCAGCTTGGGGAGCTTGTCGGACAGGTAGCCCACCGCGCGGTACACCGCGCCGACGTCCCAGGTGTGGAAGGTGCCGGTGCCCTTGACGTTGCCGGTCCCGTCGAGCTCCGTGCGCTCGGTCCGCAGACCGACGACCTTGCCGTCCTCGCCGAGGACCTCGACCGGCGACTCGAAGAAGTGCAGGAAGAGCTTGTGAGGACGGTCGCCGGTGTCGCGGATCGCCCAGTTCTCCAGGGTCTTCGCCACCATGTCGGCCTGCTTGTTGCCGCGCCGCGTGGTGATCGAGCCCTCGTCGTAGTCGATGTCCTCGGGGTCGACGATGACCTCGATGTTGGGGGAGTGGTCCAGCTCCCGCAGCTCCATCGGGCTGAACTTCGCCTGCGCCGGGCCGCGGCGGCCGAACACGTGGATCTCCTTGGCCCGGTTGGCCTTCAGACCCTCGTGGACGTTCGCCGGGATCTCGGTGGGCAGCAGCTCGTCCGCCGTCTTGGCCAGGACCCGCGCGATGTCCAGTGCGACGTTGCCGACGCCGAGCACGGCGACCTTCTCCGCCTCCAGCGGCCAGGTGCGTGGCACGTCCGGGTGGCCGTCGTACCAGGACACGAAGTCCGCGGCGCCGTACGAGCCGTCGAGGTCGATGCCCGGCAGCGAGAGCGCCCGGTCGGCCGTCGCGCCGGTGGCGAAGATCACGCCGTCGTAGAACGCCCGCAGGTCGTCCAGGCCGATGTCCGTGCCGTAGTCCACGTTGCCGAAGAGCCGGATCTGCGGCTTGTCGAGCACCTGGTGCAGGGCGGTGATGATGCCCTTGATCCGCGGGTGATCGGGGGCGACGCCGTAACGGATCAGTCCGAACGGAGCCGGCATGCGCTCGAAGATGTCGATGGACACGCCGGGTTCGGCGGCCACCTCGGACTTGAGCAGGGCGTCGGCGGCGTAGATCCCGGCGGGGCCGGATCCGACGATGGCTACCCGCAGGGGGCGGGGCATGGTCAGGTTCCCTTCGAGCGGCGACAAGCGATCTCGATGGGAAGCCTAAACTAAGGCATGCCTAACCCGGTACGAGGGTCCGGTCTATGAGCTCATAAGGCTACTTTATGGGTAGACCATGGTGGCGCTTATGGCAGGGGCTGCTCCGCCCAGATCACCTTCCCCGCCGGCAGATAACGCGTCCCCCAGCGTTCCGCCAGCTGCGCCACGAGGAACAACCCTCGCCCACCCTCGTCCGTCATGGTCGCGTACCGCAGGTGCGGCGAGGTGCTGCTGCTGTCGAACACCTCGCAGATCAGATTGCGGTCGCGCAGCACGCGGACGTGTATGGGGCCCCCGCCGTACCGGAGCGCGTTGGTGACCAGCTCGCTCAGGATCAGCTCCGTGCTGAACGTCAGCTCCTCCAGGCCCCACTCGGCCAGCTGCCGGCTGACCGCCGCCCGCACCTCGCCCACGGCCACCGGATCGGCCGGCACCGGCCACTCGGCGACCCGGTCGGCGGCCAGCGCCCGGGTCCGCGCGACGATCAGCGCGATGTCGTCGCTGGAACGGGCCGTGAGCTGCGAGTCCAGCACGACCCGGCAGGTGTCCTCCGGCGACTGCCCGGCCCGGCCCAGCGCCTCACGCAGCATCTCCAGGCCCACGTCGATGTCCCGCTCCCGGTCCTCGACCAGCCCGTCGGTGTAGAGGACCAGCCGGCTGCCCTCCGCCAGCTCCAGCTCCGCCGTCTCGAACGGCAGACCACCGAGCCCGAGCGGGGGACCGGCCGGCACGTCGGGGAACTCCACAGTGCCGTCCGGGTGGATCAGCGCCGGCGGGGGATGACCGGCCCGCGCGACGGTGCAGCGCCGGGACACCGGGTCGTAGACGGCGTACAGACAGGTCGCGCCGGTGACCGGGGCGCTGCCCTCCTCCTCCGTCTCGTCCTGATCGATACGGCCGACCAACTCGTCCAGCAGGGCGATCAGTTCCTCGGGCGGCAGGTCGAGGGCGGAGAAGTTGTGCACCGCGGTGCGCAGCCGCCCCATCGTGGCGGCGGCGTGCAGCCCGTGGCCCACGACGTCCCCGACCACGAGGGCGACCCTGGCCCCCGACAGCGGCAGCACGTCGAACCAGTCACCGCCGACTCCGGCCTGCGCCGGCAGATAGCGGTAGGCGATCTCCAGGGCGCCCTGCTCGGGCAGGTTGCGGGGGAGCAGGCTGCGCTGGAGCGTCACCGCCATGCTGTGCTCGCGGGTGTAGCGGCGCGCGTTGTCGATGGAGACGGCGGCCCGCGCCACCAGCTCCTCGGCCAGCGCCAGCTCGTCCGCGTCGAAGGGCTCCTGCTTCTCGTAGCGCCAGAAGCTGACCACACCGAGCACCAGGGTGCCGGCCCGCAGCGGCACCGTGATCAGCGAGTGGATGCCGTACGCGATGATCTGCGCCGAGCGTTCGAGGTCCTGCGCCTGCCAGCCCGGGGCCTCGCTCAGCCGGGGCTCCAGGACGGGGCCGCCCGTGGTGAGGCTGCGGGCCTGCGGAGAGGACTCGACGAACCTGATCCGCTCGCCGGCCGGGTAGAGCGGCGCGTCCTTGCGGATCCCGCTCACCGCCGTACGGCTGAGGGCTGCCGCCGCGTTCGGCTGCCCGCCGCCCAGCACCGCGTCGAACAGGTCCACGGTGACGAAGTCGGCGAACCGGGGAACGGCCAGCTCGGTCAGCTCCTCGGCCGTGCGGGTCACGTCCAGGCTGGTCCCGATGCCCACACCGGCGTCGTACAGCATGTTGAGCCGTTCCCGCGCGGTCTCGGCCCGCCCGGACAGGGCCCGCAGCTCGGTGGAGTCGCGCAGGGTGGCGACGCTGCCGGGCGGCACGCCCGCACGGTCCGTGGTCCGCTGGTTGACGGCGAGGAGCCGGTCCCCGACCCGGTGCACCTCGTCCGTGGCGACGCGGCCGGAGGCCAGCAGGTCCGCGGTGCCCGGGTCGAGACCCAGACTGAGGACGTGCCGGCCCTCGGCGTCGGCGGGCAGACCGAGCAGCCGGTGCGCCTCGTCGTTGGCGAGCAGCAGGGTGCCCCCGTCGTCGACGATGAGCACCCCCTCCCGGACGGCGTGCAGCACGGCGTCGTGATGTTCGTACATCCGGGTCATCTCGTGCGGCCCGAGTCCGTGGGTCTGGTGCAGCAGCCTCCTGCTCACCAGCGCGGCACCCGCCGTCGCCAGGGCGAGCGCCGCCGCGGCGGCCGCGAGCACGAGGGGCAGCTGACGGTCGGCGGTGCCGCCGACGTTCTGGGTCGTGATCCCCGCCGAGACCAGGCCCACGACCCGGCCGTCCGGGTTCGTCACCGGCACCACGGCCTGCACGAGCGGGCCGATGGTGCCGTCGATCTCCTCCGTGAACGACTCCCCGGCCAGCGCCGGCGCGATCGTCCCGACGAACTGCTTCCCGATCCGGTCCGTCTTGGGATGGGTGTAGCGGATCCCGTCGGTGTTCATCACGACGATGAAGTCGACCTTCGACCGTTCACGGGCGGCCTCGGCCCGCGGCTGGAGCACGGCGGTGGGATCAGGGCTCTGCAGCGCTTCGACGGTGCCCGGCGCGTTGGCGAAGGTCTCCGCCACGGCGAGCGAACGGTTGCGGGCCTCCTGCGTCGTGTCGTGCCGCACCTGCAGCACCAGCGCCACCACGGCCGCCACGACCAGCAGCAGCACGATCACCACGACGAGCAGGAACACCTGTCCGGCGACGCTGCGTCCGCCCAGCACCGACCGCAGCCCCGCCACGGGTTGCCACCGCGACGGGCCCGCCTCCCGCCGCTGCCGTGCAGACGGCGCAGCGCCGGGCCGCAGGGGCGATCGAGTCCCGGATCGACCCAAGAGTCGGACCATGTGCCATGTCTACACTGCCCGGCCCCGGGAGGCGAGGGGCATCACCCATGGTGACAGGGGGTCCTCACCGTTTCGTCACGTCTGCGGGCGTGCGCCCACCGGAACACGTACGACCTGTCACCGGAAACGTACGACAGCTTCAGGCGCCCAGCGAGCGGGCCAGCTCGGTCGTGGCCCGGGCGATCTCGCCGTCCTCGTCCGCCATCAGTCTGCCGAGCTCGCCGCGCCGGGCCCGCACCGCCTGGCGCGCCGCCCGCTCCCACACCACCGGGTTCTCCCGATGGTTCAGCAGCTTCGGATAGACGGCGGCGGTGCTCTCCCACTGCCGGGCGTCGGCGATGTTCTTGAGCAGCTGGATGATCTGGGCGCGGCACGTCACCTGCGGCAGCTTCGCCAGCTCCCACAGGAAGGGAACCGTGGCCGCTGTCGCCTGCTCCACCACGAATCCGAACTGGCAGATCCGTTTCCGCAGGTCGTCGAGGGCGGAGCGGGCGGTGTCGGCATCACCCCCGGCGATGCCGTTGAGCAGGAGGGGAATGCCCACCGCCGAGCCGGTGGAGTCCTGGATGTCGCCCCACGGCACGCGGTCCAGTGCCGTGAGCGGCGTGTTGCGGGCCGCCCCGGTCGGGGCGTCGGGGCGCTCGCTGCTCGGGTGTTCCGTCGAAGCGCTGCGCATGGCGAGGGGCCTTTCCGCGGCAGTCGGGTCAGATGGGTGGACAGGGCATGGCCGGCCGGATCGACAACGTGGCCCAGACCGTCTTGCCCGCCGGGGGACTGGGGGCCCAGCCCCACTCCTCGGCCAGGGCGTCGACGATGCACAGCCCCCGGCCGTGCTCCTCCAGGGCCGCACCGGCCGGCGCGTACACGGGCGGGTGGTCGTCGTGGTCGGAGACGGTGACCAGCAGGTGGCCGGGGTCCAGGAGGAAGCCGAGCCGGATCTCCGGCACACCCGGCACCTCCGAGGCTCTCGGCGCCGCGTGCGTCGCGGCGTTGGCGGCGAGCTCGGTGATGACGAGGGTCGCGTCGTCACAGCGGTGGTCCAGCGACCAGTCGTGCAGGGTGTCGCGGGTGAAGGACCGGGCTCGCGCGAACCCTTCCCGGCTGCACTCGATTCGCAGCGCGGCCGAGGCGGACAGGGCACCCGAGAACTGCGGCAGTGTCTTCGGCACCGAGGGCGGGGCCCCGTACGGCGAGACCGACTTCGGTCCGGCCGGGAAGGCGTGGTTCGCCCCGGGTGCGCCTGCGTGTGCCGCAGCCCCACTCGGCGGCCGGAGCACGTGGTGCGCAGGTGAGGACACGGCATCTCCCCGATGCGACATCAGGACACGGCGCCCGCCCGGGGGTTGACGCCGCAGCTATTATCCACGCTGAAGGCGCTCGCGTGCAATTGCACGAGAAATTGCGTGAAAATCCAGCCGCTGTGGGTACGCAAGCCGGGGACGAGTGCGGTCGAAGGGATGCGGCCGCTCTCGGCCGGACGGCCGGGCACACCGTGCGCGGCGGGGAACGAGAACAGCAAGGAGACTGCGGTGCCACCAGTGCAGAACGGAGTGCAGGCAAGCTCGTTGGCAGCCTGCTGGATGAAGAGCCGGCACAGCAACGCCGAGGGCAACTGCGTCGAAGTCGCCCCCCTCGTCGACGGCGGGATCGCGATGCGCAACTCCCGCGACCCTGACGGACCCGCCCTCGTCTACACGTCGGCGGAGGTGGCGGCCTTCCTGGCCGGAGCGAAGGACGGCGAGTTCGACCACCTGCTGTGAGGAACGGCGCTGTCCCGCCCGCGGCGCGATGCCCTCGAGGGAGAAGCGGAGTCCAACTTCCTACTTCTGCGGGGGCGCTGCGGGCGGATGCGTGAAGACTCGGTGAAGTGCGATAGTGTAAGTCGCCCTTGTGCCGGTCTGCTGGGAGTCAGGATGTCCGCCGCGTCGCATCGCATCTCCCGCCTGGAACCCTACCTGGACAGGCCCGAGCCGGCGCCGACTCTGCTGAAGATGCTGGTCGGTGTACAGCTCGCCGGCTTCCGCGAGGACGCCGGGCTCGCCCAGGACCAGGCGGCGCGCGCTGTCGGGTTCAGTGCCGCGAAACTGTCCCGCATCGAGTCGGGCAAGGCCCGCCGCCCGCCGACGGAGAACGACGTCCGCGCGCTGCTCGAGCTCTACGGCACCGACGCGTACGAGGCTTCGGTGCTGCTCAAGCTGCTGCAGCGCGCCGGAGAGCCGGGCTGGTGGCAGCGGTATGACAAGCGGCTGATGCCCGAGTGGTTCGACCGGCTGGTCGGACTGCAGGAGGCCGCCGCCACCATCCGTACCTTCGAGATCCAGTACGTGCCCGGCCTGCTGCAGACACCCGCCTACACCAGGGCCGTGGTGGAGCGCGGCCTGCCGAACGCGCCGTCCGGTGAGGTGGAGCGGCGCGTCGAACTGCGCAGGCACCGGGCCCGGTTGCTGTCACGCCCCGACGCCCCGCAGCTGTGGGCGATCATCGACGAGTCCGTGCTGCTGCGCGTTCTGGGCAGTACCGATGTGATGCGGGAGCAGCTCGCGCACCTCGTCGAGATGGCCGAGCGCTCCAATGTGACGTTGCAGATCGTGCCGTTGAGCGTCACCAACGCCTCGGCACCGGCCATTCCGATCACGTTTCTGCGCTTCGGCGGCCTCGATCTGCCCGACGTGGTCTACCTGGAGCACATCAAGAGCGCGAACTTCCTCGAGGACCGCGACGAGACCGAGGAGTACCGGATCGCGCTGGACCGGCTCGCGGACGAGGCGCTCAAGCCCCGCGACTCGCTGGAGCTGCTGCGGCAGACGATGGAGCAGCGCTACCCGTGACGTGAGGCACCGGGCGGGTCAGGCCATCCGGTCATGACTCCGGACGTGATCTGCCGGTAGGACTCAAAGCCAGCGCTGTGCTGCTTCGACGCTGTCCCCGCCGCTGGTGTTGAACGCGATCGCCGCCTGTGGCGCGTGCAGGCGGCCCGCCCCCGGCATGATGCGCCGGACAGCGCCCGATCACCTCTCGATCACTTCTCCAGGGGGATCCGCCCGACGCCGCCGAACTCGATCCACTCTTGGGTGAGCTGACGGGGCGCCACTTCGGTGTCCGGACGCCAGGTCGACACCTCCACGAGCCCCGGCTCCAGGATCTCCAGGCCCTCGAAGTACGTCTCCACGTCCTTCGGTTCACGCACGCGGCCCCAGTTGCCCTGGGTCGCCTGATCCATGAAGTTCGTGACGAAGGCGCGGACCTCGGGGTCTTCGCTGACCAGCTGGCACATCACCATGAAGCTGCCGGGAGCGAGCCGCTCCCGCACGCGACGGGCCACCGCG
This is a stretch of genomic DNA from Streptomyces hawaiiensis. It encodes these proteins:
- a CDS encoding FAD-dependent oxidoreductase — its product is MPRPLRVAIVGSGPAGIYAADALLKSEVAAEPGVSIDIFERMPAPFGLIRYGVAPDHPRIKGIITALHQVLDKPQIRLFGNVDYGTDIGLDDLRAFYDGVIFATGATADRALSLPGIDLDGSYGAADFVSWYDGHPDVPRTWPLEAEKVAVLGVGNVALDIARVLAKTADELLPTEIPANVHEGLKANRAKEIHVFGRRGPAQAKFSPMELRELDHSPNIEVIVDPEDIDYDEGSITTRRGNKQADMVAKTLENWAIRDTGDRPHKLFLHFFESPVEVLGEDGKVVGLRTERTELDGTGNVKGTGTFHTWDVGAVYRAVGYLSDKLPKLPWDIDSGTVPDEGGRVMQESGEHLQSTYVTGWIRRGPIGLIGHTKGDANETVANLLDDYRNDRLHTPATPAPEAVDAFLAERDIRFTTWDGWYQLDAAEKALGEPEGRERVKIVEREDMLRASGA
- a CDS encoding lamin tail domain-containing protein; translation: MRIRLVATTALAAGALTALSAVPAQAAEYNSALKIRGIQYDAPGSDSNRCSTGNTDEEYLTIKNYSRSTTVNLKGYVVKDAAGNKFTFTASHTLQPGDYVKLRGGNGADSDAKNVVYRDNCNFMWNNDKDTIYVYKPSGSRADVHSYTKSGSDKDRNGYITYHG
- a CDS encoding ATP-binding protein, whose translation is MMSHRGDAVSSPAHHVLRPPSGAAAHAGAPGANHAFPAGPKSVSPYGAPPSVPKTLPQFSGALSASAALRIECSREGFARARSFTRDTLHDWSLDHRCDDATLVITELAANAATHAAPRASEVPGVPEIRLGFLLDPGHLLVTVSDHDDHPPVYAPAGAALEEHGRGLCIVDALAEEWGWAPSPPAGKTVWATLSIRPAMPCPPI
- a CDS encoding helix-turn-helix domain-containing protein, with the protein product MSAASHRISRLEPYLDRPEPAPTLLKMLVGVQLAGFREDAGLAQDQAARAVGFSAAKLSRIESGKARRPPTENDVRALLELYGTDAYEASVLLKLLQRAGEPGWWQRYDKRLMPEWFDRLVGLQEAAATIRTFEIQYVPGLLQTPAYTRAVVERGLPNAPSGEVERRVELRRHRARLLSRPDAPQLWAIIDESVLLRVLGSTDVMREQLAHLVEMAERSNVTLQIVPLSVTNASAPAIPITFLRFGGLDLPDVVYLEHIKSANFLEDRDETEEYRIALDRLADEALKPRDSLELLRQTMEQRYP
- a CDS encoding SpoIIE family protein phosphatase/ATP-binding protein is translated as MVRLLGRSGTRSPLRPGAAPSARQRREAGPSRWQPVAGLRSVLGGRSVAGQVFLLVVVIVLLLVVAAVVALVLQVRHDTTQEARNRSLAVAETFANAPGTVEALQSPDPTAVLQPRAEAARERSKVDFIVVMNTDGIRYTHPKTDRIGKQFVGTIAPALAGESFTEEIDGTIGPLVQAVVPVTNPDGRVVGLVSAGITTQNVGGTADRQLPLVLAAAAAALALATAGAALVSRRLLHQTHGLGPHEMTRMYEHHDAVLHAVREGVLIVDDGGTLLLANDEAHRLLGLPADAEGRHVLSLGLDPGTADLLASGRVATDEVHRVGDRLLAVNQRTTDRAGVPPGSVATLRDSTELRALSGRAETARERLNMLYDAGVGIGTSLDVTRTAEELTELAVPRFADFVTVDLFDAVLGGGQPNAAAALSRTAVSGIRKDAPLYPAGERIRFVESSPQARSLTTGGPVLEPRLSEAPGWQAQDLERSAQIIAYGIHSLITVPLRAGTLVLGVVSFWRYEKQEPFDADELALAEELVARAAVSIDNARRYTREHSMAVTLQRSLLPRNLPEQGALEIAYRYLPAQAGVGGDWFDVLPLSGARVALVVGDVVGHGLHAAATMGRLRTAVHNFSALDLPPEELIALLDELVGRIDQDETEEEGSAPVTGATCLYAVYDPVSRRCTVARAGHPPPALIHPDGTVEFPDVPAGPPLGLGGLPFETAELELAEGSRLVLYTDGLVEDRERDIDVGLEMLREALGRAGQSPEDTCRVVLDSQLTARSSDDIALIVARTRALAADRVAEWPVPADPVAVGEVRAAVSRQLAEWGLEELTFSTELILSELVTNALRYGGGPIHVRVLRDRNLICEVFDSSSTSPHLRYATMTDEGGRGLFLVAQLAERWGTRYLPAGKVIWAEQPLP
- a CDS encoding DUF397 domain-containing protein encodes the protein MPPVQNGVQASSLAACWMKSRHSNAEGNCVEVAPLVDGGIAMRNSRDPDGPALVYTSAEVAAFLAGAKDGEFDHLL